A region of Polyangiaceae bacterium DNA encodes the following proteins:
- a CDS encoding sigma-70 family RNA polymerase sigma factor has protein sequence MAMPSLTDRGTLLAAPELRSGLVRFVRGRVPEPDVEDVVQATLADAFAAREAPSEAEELRRWVFGIAKNKIVDVHRRGGRELPKEGVADEASAESAPLSARELLRWAEGELPEAEGAKSTLEWMLREGDGEKLEHIAEEAQLPAPRVRQRVSRMRKYFRSRWAQQLAAAATLLVLGVLLWAWLKSRVQPAPQEIAREVAPDEQARELRRVALERCQAGDFTPCLEGLDRAKAIDPVGDEASAIQEARAAAARGLAPAPSPDPAPVPAPQPSATTPPLPKPAPPDVKKMAPEKGSSLEPAPQKAAPKKATKDFEFGSK, from the coding sequence ATGGCCATGCCCTCGCTCACCGACCGCGGAACCCTGCTCGCGGCCCCGGAGCTCCGCTCCGGCCTGGTTCGCTTCGTCCGCGGGCGGGTGCCCGAGCCCGACGTGGAAGACGTGGTGCAAGCGACGCTGGCCGACGCGTTCGCGGCCCGGGAGGCTCCGAGCGAAGCCGAGGAGCTCCGCCGCTGGGTGTTCGGTATCGCCAAGAACAAGATCGTGGACGTGCACCGTCGCGGTGGACGCGAGCTGCCGAAGGAAGGCGTCGCGGACGAGGCCTCAGCGGAGAGCGCGCCGCTCAGCGCGCGCGAGCTGTTGCGCTGGGCGGAAGGGGAGCTGCCCGAAGCCGAGGGCGCCAAGAGCACGCTGGAGTGGATGCTGCGCGAAGGCGACGGCGAGAAGCTCGAGCACATCGCGGAGGAGGCCCAGCTCCCCGCGCCGCGCGTGCGGCAGCGGGTGTCGCGCATGCGCAAGTACTTCCGGTCGCGCTGGGCGCAGCAGCTCGCGGCTGCCGCGACGCTGCTCGTGCTCGGCGTGCTGCTCTGGGCGTGGCTCAAGAGCCGGGTGCAGCCGGCGCCCCAGGAGATCGCGCGGGAGGTCGCGCCGGACGAGCAGGCCCGCGAGCTCCGCCGCGTCGCCCTGGAGCGCTGCCAGGCCGGCGACTTCACCCCGTGCCTCGAGGGTCTCGATCGCGCGAAGGCCATCGATCCCGTCGGCGACGAGGCGTCGGCCATCCAAGAGGCGCGCGCCGCGGCCGCTCGCGGTCTCGCGCCCGCGCCCAGCCCTGATCCGGCGCCGGTCCCGGCGCCGCAGCCTTCCGCCACGACGCCGCCACTACCGAAGCCCGCACCGCCCGACGTGAAGAAGATGGCGCCGGAGAAGGGCTCGAGCCTCGAGCCCGCGCCCCAGAAGGCCGCGCCGAAGAAGGCGACGAAGGACTTCGAATTCGGTTCGAAGTGA